From the genome of Pseudomonas helvetica:
CGCGCCGGGGGTGCAGGTCGACCTCGGTCTGGAGGTCGGCACCAGCCACAACAGCAAGAATGAGGACGTCCCCTACTTCAACCCCAAGTCGGACTTCAGCGTCCTGCCGACGGTCAGCGTCAATCACGTGCTCTATCACCGCTACGAAACTTCGTGGAGTCAGCAGTTCCAGGTCGGTGCCGGTACATACAGCCAGCGTGATTACTCCACTGGCGGTGTAGGCCTGCTCAGCTACGGCCAGCGCTTGAGCTGGAATGATGTGTTCGAGGTCGGTGCCGCGCTGAGCGCGATCAACCGGCCCTTCGACGGCGATCGAGAAACCGATCTGCGCCTGCTCGTCGACCTTACCTACCGTTTCTAGAAGAGTTTGAAGATGCCTCTGATGACCCGTTGCATCCTTCTGTTGGGCGTTTTGCTGATCAGCGCCTGCGCCCGGCAAGCCCCGACCTTTGCGCCACCGGCACAGCGACCGCTGCCGGCCAATGAAGCGCCATGGCCGAAAAACCATGTGTTGGGAATTGCCTATCACGATGTCGAAGACCGCGACCCTGATCAGGCGGTCGTTGCGGTGCGCACCGAGCGGATGATCGAGCAGCTCGCGTGGCTGCGTGAGAACGGCTACAAACCCGTCACCGTCGATCAGATCATCGCCGCGCGCAAGGGGGGGACCGAACTGCCAGCCAAAGCCATTCTGTTGAGTTTTGATGATGGTTATTCGAGCTTCTACACCCGTGTGCTACCGGTGCTGCGGGCCTATAACTGGCATGCCTTGCTGGCGCCCGTCGGTACCTGGATCGATACACCACCGGATAAGCTCGTGGACTTCGCAGGTGATATGCGACCGCGTTCGGAGTTTTTGACCTGGACGCAGATCTCTGAAATTTCCAGGTCCGGGCTGGTGGAAATCGCCGCTCACACCGACGCCAGCCACAAAGGCATCCTGGCCAATCCGCAAGGCAACCTGCAGCCGGCGGCGGCGACTCGTCGTTATGACGCTGCGACCGGTCGCTATGAGTCGGAAGCGGATTTCCAGGCTCGTCTGCGCAAGGACGTGGTCACCATTACCGAAAAAATCCGCAAGGCTACCGGTTATAACCCGCGTGTATGGGTCTGGCCGTACGGCACGGCCGATGGCACCACATTGCAGGTGGTCGATTCCCAGGGTTACCAGATGGCCCTGACCCTGGATGACGGGCTCGATGCACTCGACAACCTGATGAGCAGTCCGCGTTTCCTGGTGGCCTCGGACCCGGATGGCGAACACTTTGCCAACAGCATCGTCGCGGTGCAGTCCAGCTCACCGATGCGCGTGGTGCATGTCGACCTGGACAACGTTTATGACCCGGACCCGGCCCAGCAGGAAGTCAATCTGGGCAAGCTGATCCAGCGCATGGCCGACATGGGCGCCAACACCGTGTTCCTGCAAGCCTTCGCCGATCCACAGGGCGACGGTCTGGTGCACTCGTTGTACTTCCCGAACCGCCACCTTCCGGTTCGCGCCGACATCTTCGACCGGGTGGCCTGGCAGTTGCGTACTCGCGCCCACGTCAAGGTTTTTGCCTGGATGCCGGTGCTCAGCTTTGCCCTCGATCCAAAACTGCCCCGGGTCACCCGTTGGGACCCGGCCACAGGCCAGACCTCGGTTGACCCGGGACAATATCGACGGCTGTCGCCGTTCGACCCGACCGTGCGGCGCATCATCGGTGAAATCTACGAGGACGTGGCGCGTCTGACCTCGGTCGACGGCATCCTCTACCACGACGATGCAGTGCTGTCGGACTTCGAGGACGCCAGTCCCGAGGCCTTGCGCACCTATGCGGCCAACGGCTTGCCGGGGTCGATGGCGGCCCTGCGCGACGATCCGGCGATGATGCAGCGCTGGACTCGGTTCAAGAGTCGCTACCTGATCGACTTCACCAAAGAGCTCACCGCCAAGGTTCGCGCCATTCGTGGGCCACAGGTGCTGACGGCGCGCAACATCTTCGCCGAACCGATGCTCAATCCGCCCAGTGAGGCTTGGTTCGCGCAGAACCTCGACGACTTCCTCGGCACCTATGACTGGACCGCACCGATGGCAATGCCGTTGATGGAAGGTAAACCCCTCAAGCAATCGGGTGAATGGCTCGAAGAGTTGGTGGCCACGGTCAAGGTCCGGCCGGGAGCACTGGAGCGCACGGTGTTCGAATTGCAGGCCCGGGACTGGACGAAGAAAAGCGGCGCCGACATCGATGGCGGGCAACTGACTGACTGGATGGGTCGCCTCAAACGCCAGGGAGCGACCAGTTTCGGTTACTACCCGGACAACTTCCTTGAGAACCAGCCGGACCTGAAAACCGTGCGTCCCGCGCTCTCCGACAAGTGGAATCCATAACATGCTGGATAGACTTCTAGCTCTGCTGGTCCTGGCGATCGTCCTGGGGATTCCCCTGGGGCTGATCTTTCTGGTCACCGGGCAATTCTTGATGGACTTCGTGTTTTTCTATCCGCTGTTCATGTCCGGACTGTGGATCGCCGGTGGCCTGTATTTCTGGCTGCACTGGGAGCGCCACTGGCCGTGGAAGGATGACACGCTGCCGCCGCCGCTGGCCGGCGAACCGCTGATTTCGATCCTGATCCCTTGCTACAACGAGGGCGATAACGCGGCCGATACGATTCACGCCGCGCTGGGTCAGCATTACCCGAACATCGAGGTGATCGCGATCAACGACGGCTCCAAGGACAACACCGCCGCTGTCCTCGATACCCTCGCTGCTGAAGACCCGCGCCTGCGGGTGCTGCACCTGGCGGAAAACCAGGGTAAAGCGGTGGCCTTGCGCATGGGCGCGATTGCCGCGCGCAGTGAGTACCTGGTGTGTATTGACGGCGATGCCTTGCTCGCGCCGAACACGGCGGCCTATCTGGTGGCTCCCATGCTGGACAACGCCCGGCTTGGTGCGGTGACCGGCAACCCACGGATTCGAACCCGTTCAACGCTGGTCGGGCGTGTTCAGGTCGGCGAGTTCTCTTCGATCATCGGTTTGATCAAGCGCACCCAACGGGTCTTCGGGCGGATTTTTACCGTGTCCGGGGTGATTGTGGCGTTCCGTCGTTCGGCGTTGCATCGGGTCGGCTATTGGAGCCCGGACATGATCACCGAAGACATCGACATCAGTTGGAAGCTGCAACTGGATCACTGGAGCATCTTCTACGAGCCACGCGCACTGTGCTGGATTCTGATGCCGGAGACCCTGTCCGGGTTGTGGAAGCAGCGTTTGCGCTGGGCCCAGGGCGGCGCCGAGGTGCTGTTCAAAAACATCCGCGGCATCTGGCAATACCGCCATCGCTACCTCTGGCCGCTGCTGTTCGAGTACTGCCTGTCCACCGGCTGGGCCTTCACCTTTTTTCTGTCGGTGATTTTCTGGGGCGTGGGCAAGTTCGTCGACGTGCCGGCCGCTATTGCCGTGCACCACTTGCTGCCGCCGGCCTTCACCGGGCTGTTGCTGGCGATGGTCTGCTTGCTGCAGTTCGCGGTCAGCATCCTGATCGACCGTCGCTACGAGCGCGGGCTGTGGAAAACCATGTTCTGGGTGGTCTGGTATCCGTTGGTGTTCTGGTTCATCAGCCTGCTCACCACCCTGGTCAGCTTCCCCAAAGTGCTGTTTGGCCAACATCAGAAGCGTGCGCGCTGGGTCAGTCCCGACCGTGGCATCAAGCCGCTGAATGACGATGACGATGACGAGGAGTTCAGCAAATGAAAATCATCAGAACCCGTCAACGACCATTTCTGGTCGTCATCGATGCCTTTTTCACGGTATTGGCCTGGTTCGGCTTGCTGTACCTGCTGGTAAGCGGCCTCTGGCCATTGTTTGATACCCACGAAGGGTTGCGTATCGAATCGACGATGCTCGACGCCCTTGGCACGCTGCAAATCTACTTGTGGGTGGCGCTGTTCAACGCGGTGGTCCTGATCTCCTGGGCGCGTTACCAGCACCGCAAGAGCAAAAGCTTCGCCCAGCGTCGTCTACCGGCACCGGTGATCGATGACAAAGGCTTGAGCATAAGCTTCAACCTGACCGAAGAGCATCTGGCTCAACTGCGCGATCTGGGAACCATGGTGATCCACAACAACGAAGACGGCGACGTCAGCCACGTTGTCCCACGCTTCTTGCGCATCGATCCCGAGCTCCAGAAGCAGTTGCACCCGCCGGCCTCACTGGTGCATCAGAAGGCGTTGGTGTTGGCGGCAAATGACGATCAGATGCCTGTGACGTGAGCTGCGGTAAGGTTTGACTGAAAGTTTTACAGGGCTATTGCGGTCTGAGCGTTCAGGGCATTGGCGTCGTTCGTCGAAAGCGAGCACTATCGAGCCAATTACTGGTGCGTTGGAGGCCAGCTGTGACACAACGAATAGACCGCATTGCCCAATTGCTCAACTGCCCGATCAAGGGCGAAGAAATGCGCCGGGCGATCACTGAAGCGCGCAAGGACTTTCTGCTCGACGACGATGAAGAGGATGACGACGAGGAGGAGCCTGCCGAGGTGGACGTCGTGGATGAGCTGTCATCCAAGGCATGACTACCACCAACTGCGGTTGCTCTCCAGTTCGCCCCTGCATTGCCGGAGTTGCCAGCCATAATCTTTTGCCTGTTGCTCAACCTTGCGCGCGACCTGCATCAGCCAGGGTTTCTGTAGATAGGTCTGGCGACTGAATCCGCCACGTCCTTCGTGGTAGGCAAGGTACTGGCTGTAGGCATCCCATTTGGAAACCCCCAACTGACGTTGAGTGCCGGCGACGTACCAGCCGACGAACATGATCGCGTCGTCAAAGTTGTCACGCGAACCGCCGTTGCCGGTCGCGCTCTTGTACTCGCTCCACACCGGATCCTGCGCCTGGGCATAGCCGTATGCCGAGCTGACCCGTCCCCAGGGAATAACCCACAAAAAGTAGTAGCGAGGGGGCAGGGCATCGTGCACAAAGCTGCTTTCCTGCTTGATGATCGCCATCGCCACATGCGGTGGCAGGCCCCAGGCCTTCTCCATTTTCAGCGAATCTTCGTACCAGGCCGGGTATTGGCGGTAAATGCTGCAAAGGTTGCTTTGCTCTCTTGGCGGTGTCGTCGAGCAACCCGCCAACAAGCCCAAGGCGATGAGTACGACTAAAAAACGTCCGTGCAAAAATCACTCACTTGGCGATTGGCCAATCCTTATCGGTTCAAAACAGGGTGGGGGATACAGCGCGATCGTTGTTTGCTAACAAGCCAGCCGCCAAACCACAGACTACCCAAGAAACCACCCAAGAAACTACCCAAGAAACCACCCAAGAAACTACCCAAGAAACTACCCAAGAAACTACCCAGGAAATCAGCCTGGAAACGGCACGAGGGCAGATCGTGGCTGTATTGTGTCATCAGCCAGCGACCACCCGGCGTGATCCGGCATGTGGGCCAAATGAAAAGTGGGCACTGGGAAGTACTCAAAGATCGTGTTGCCGCACTCGCTTTGCTGAACGAACCAGCGGCCAGAACAGCTCCTGCTGCCACGTCACCGGATGCAAATCCTCTATGCCATAGGTTGAGGGGCGATGCCGGGTGATCTTGGCCGTACCGAACAGCACGTCCCAGAAGAACAGGAGATTGCCGAAGTTTCCCTTGTAG
Proteins encoded in this window:
- the pgaB gene encoding poly-beta-1,6-N-acetyl-D-glucosamine N-deacetylase PgaB, translating into MPLMTRCILLLGVLLISACARQAPTFAPPAQRPLPANEAPWPKNHVLGIAYHDVEDRDPDQAVVAVRTERMIEQLAWLRENGYKPVTVDQIIAARKGGTELPAKAILLSFDDGYSSFYTRVLPVLRAYNWHALLAPVGTWIDTPPDKLVDFAGDMRPRSEFLTWTQISEISRSGLVEIAAHTDASHKGILANPQGNLQPAAATRRYDAATGRYESEADFQARLRKDVVTITEKIRKATGYNPRVWVWPYGTADGTTLQVVDSQGYQMALTLDDGLDALDNLMSSPRFLVASDPDGEHFANSIVAVQSSSPMRVVHVDLDNVYDPDPAQQEVNLGKLIQRMADMGANTVFLQAFADPQGDGLVHSLYFPNRHLPVRADIFDRVAWQLRTRAHVKVFAWMPVLSFALDPKLPRVTRWDPATGQTSVDPGQYRRLSPFDPTVRRIIGEIYEDVARLTSVDGILYHDDAVLSDFEDASPEALRTYAANGLPGSMAALRDDPAMMQRWTRFKSRYLIDFTKELTAKVRAIRGPQVLTARNIFAEPMLNPPSEAWFAQNLDDFLGTYDWTAPMAMPLMEGKPLKQSGEWLEELVATVKVRPGALERTVFELQARDWTKKSGADIDGGQLTDWMGRLKRQGATSFGYYPDNFLENQPDLKTVRPALSDKWNP
- the pgaD gene encoding poly-beta-1,6-N-acetyl-D-glucosamine biosynthesis protein PgaD, which produces MKIIRTRQRPFLVVIDAFFTVLAWFGLLYLLVSGLWPLFDTHEGLRIESTMLDALGTLQIYLWVALFNAVVLISWARYQHRKSKSFAQRRLPAPVIDDKGLSISFNLTEEHLAQLRDLGTMVIHNNEDGDVSHVVPRFLRIDPELQKQLHPPASLVHQKALVLAANDDQMPVT
- the pgaC gene encoding poly-beta-1,6-N-acetyl-D-glucosamine synthase, whose product is MLDRLLALLVLAIVLGIPLGLIFLVTGQFLMDFVFFYPLFMSGLWIAGGLYFWLHWERHWPWKDDTLPPPLAGEPLISILIPCYNEGDNAADTIHAALGQHYPNIEVIAINDGSKDNTAAVLDTLAAEDPRLRVLHLAENQGKAVALRMGAIAARSEYLVCIDGDALLAPNTAAYLVAPMLDNARLGAVTGNPRIRTRSTLVGRVQVGEFSSIIGLIKRTQRVFGRIFTVSGVIVAFRRSALHRVGYWSPDMITEDIDISWKLQLDHWSIFYEPRALCWILMPETLSGLWKQRLRWAQGGAEVLFKNIRGIWQYRHRYLWPLLFEYCLSTGWAFTFFLSVIFWGVGKFVDVPAAIAVHHLLPPAFTGLLLAMVCLLQFAVSILIDRRYERGLWKTMFWVVWYPLVFWFISLLTTLVSFPKVLFGQHQKRARWVSPDRGIKPLNDDDDDEEFSK